One part of the Xylanimonas allomyrinae genome encodes these proteins:
- the dnaB gene encoding replicative DNA helicase, producing the protein MSIEELESSYHGSPAAFDRTPPQDVNAEMSVLGGMLISKDAIADVVETIRGSDFYRPVHETVYDAIIDLYGRGEPADGITVADELRRRGELERVGGAAYLADLVAGVPTAANAGYYARIVRERAVLRRLVEAGTRIVQLGYARDGGDVDDIVNNAQAEIYAVTERRTSEDYLPLAEIIGGTMDEIEAAGHRGEGMTGVPTGFADLDRLTNGLHAGQMIVIAARPAIGKSTLAIDIARSASIKHGQASVVFSLEMGRNEITMRLLAAEARVHLQKLRNGNMGDDDWQKLAKVMGRVSEAPLFIDDSPNMSLMEIRAKARRLKQRHDLKLIVIDYLQLMSSGKRVESRQQEVSEFSRALKLLAKELEVPVIALSQLNRGPEQRGDKKPQMSDLRESGSIEQDADMVILLHREDAYEKESPRAGEADLIVAKHRNGPTDTITVAFQGHYSRFVDMQA; encoded by the coding sequence ATGTCGATCGAGGAGCTCGAATCCTCCTATCACGGGTCGCCCGCAGCGTTCGACCGCACCCCTCCGCAGGACGTCAACGCCGAGATGAGCGTTCTCGGCGGCATGCTCATCAGCAAGGACGCCATCGCCGACGTCGTCGAGACGATCCGCGGCAGCGACTTCTACCGCCCCGTCCACGAGACGGTGTACGACGCGATCATCGACCTGTACGGGCGCGGGGAACCCGCAGACGGCATCACCGTCGCCGACGAGCTGCGCCGGCGCGGCGAGCTCGAGCGTGTCGGGGGAGCGGCGTACCTCGCCGACCTCGTCGCGGGTGTCCCCACGGCGGCCAACGCCGGCTACTACGCGCGCATCGTGCGGGAGAGGGCCGTGCTGCGCCGCCTGGTCGAGGCCGGGACTCGCATCGTCCAGCTCGGCTACGCGCGCGACGGCGGAGACGTCGACGACATCGTGAACAACGCGCAGGCCGAGATCTACGCCGTCACCGAGCGACGCACCAGCGAGGACTACCTGCCGCTCGCCGAGATCATCGGCGGGACCATGGACGAGATCGAGGCGGCCGGGCACCGCGGGGAAGGCATGACGGGCGTGCCGACCGGGTTCGCCGACCTCGACCGGCTCACCAACGGGCTGCACGCCGGGCAGATGATCGTGATCGCCGCGCGACCGGCTATCGGCAAGAGCACCCTCGCCATCGACATCGCGCGCTCCGCCTCGATCAAGCACGGGCAGGCCTCGGTCGTCTTCTCGCTCGAGATGGGCCGCAACGAGATCACCATGCGCCTGCTCGCCGCCGAGGCGCGCGTCCACCTCCAGAAGCTGCGCAACGGCAACATGGGCGACGACGACTGGCAGAAGCTCGCCAAGGTCATGGGCCGGGTGTCCGAGGCGCCGCTGTTCATCGACGACTCGCCCAACATGTCGCTCATGGAGATCCGAGCCAAGGCGCGCCGCCTCAAGCAGCGGCACGACCTCAAGCTGATCGTCATCGACTACCTGCAGCTCATGTCCTCCGGCAAACGCGTCGAGTCGCGTCAGCAAGAGGTTTCCGAGTTCTCTCGCGCGCTCAAGCTGCTGGCCAAGGAGCTTGAGGTCCCCGTCATCGCGCTGTCACAGCTCAACCGTGGGCCGGAGCAGCGCGGCGACAAGAAGCCGCAGATGTCGGACCTGCGCGAGTCGGGCTCGATCGAGCAGGACGCGGACATGGTCATCCTGCTGCACCGTGAGGACGCCTACGAGAAAGAGTCCCCGCGCGCCGGCGAGGCCGACCTCATCGTGGCGAAGCACCGCAACGGGCCCACGGACACGATCACGGTGGCGTTCCAGGGGCACTACTCGCGGTTTGTGGACATGCAGGCGTGA
- a CDS encoding MATE family efflux transporter, with amino-acid sequence MPSRGPARGPSLDREILALAVPALGALVAEPLFVLVDSAVVGRLGTAQLAGLALASNLLLTVVGLCVFLAYATTAVVSRLVGAGRERDALQAGIDGMWLAVVVGVALGVAAWLGAPAAVGALGGTGDVATHAVTYLRASAAGLPGMLLVLAATGVLRGLKDTRTPLAVASAGAVVNAVVNIALVYGAGLGIAGSGLGTALTQLGMGATLTVVVVRGARRRGASLRPAAGGIWASVTAGVPLLVRTASLRIAILLTVAVATRLGDVTLAAHQVVNSIWGLAAFALDALAIAAQALVGHGLGARDLGHVRAVLGRCLRWGVLAGTAIGVLVAATGWWIAPLFNPDDGVRAAVAAGLAVCGLLMPMAGWVFVLDGVLIGAGDGRYLAVVGMVTLAAYASAALAVGVWAPDGAVGLAWLWAAFAGVFMLARALTTGLRARGTRWMVPGA; translated from the coding sequence ATGCCGTCACGCGGGCCTGCTCGCGGACCGTCGCTCGACCGCGAGATCCTCGCGCTCGCCGTGCCCGCCCTCGGCGCCCTCGTCGCCGAACCGCTCTTCGTCCTGGTCGACTCCGCCGTCGTCGGCCGACTCGGCACGGCCCAGCTCGCCGGGCTCGCGCTCGCCTCGAACCTGCTGCTCACCGTCGTCGGGCTGTGCGTCTTCCTCGCCTACGCGACCACCGCCGTCGTCTCACGGCTCGTCGGTGCCGGACGTGAGCGTGACGCCCTCCAGGCCGGGATCGACGGCATGTGGCTCGCCGTGGTCGTCGGCGTCGCGCTCGGCGTCGCCGCGTGGCTCGGTGCGCCGGCCGCGGTGGGCGCCCTCGGCGGCACCGGCGACGTCGCCACCCACGCCGTCACCTACCTGCGCGCCTCAGCCGCCGGACTGCCCGGCATGCTGCTCGTCCTCGCCGCGACCGGCGTGCTGCGCGGCCTCAAGGACACGCGCACACCGCTCGCCGTCGCGTCCGCCGGCGCCGTCGTCAACGCCGTCGTCAACATCGCCCTCGTCTACGGGGCGGGGCTGGGCATCGCGGGATCGGGCCTCGGGACGGCGCTCACCCAGCTCGGCATGGGGGCGACCCTCACGGTCGTCGTGGTCCGTGGCGCCCGACGCCGCGGCGCCTCGCTGCGACCGGCCGCAGGCGGGATCTGGGCGAGCGTGACCGCAGGGGTGCCGCTGCTCGTGCGGACGGCGTCGCTGCGCATCGCGATCCTGCTCACCGTCGCCGTCGCGACGCGCCTCGGCGACGTCACGCTCGCCGCCCACCAGGTCGTCAACAGCATCTGGGGACTCGCGGCCTTCGCGCTCGACGCGCTGGCCATCGCCGCCCAGGCGCTGGTCGGTCATGGCCTCGGCGCCCGCGACCTCGGCCACGTGCGCGCCGTGCTCGGCCGCTGCCTGCGCTGGGGTGTGCTCGCGGGCACCGCGATCGGCGTCCTCGTCGCCGCGACCGGATGGTGGATCGCACCGCTCTTCAACCCCGACGACGGCGTCCGCGCCGCCGTGGCGGCCGGGCTCGCGGTGTGCGGGCTGCTGATGCCGATGGCGGGCTGGGTGTTCGTGCTCGACGGCGTGCTCATCGGTGCCGGGGACGGCCGCTACCTGGCCGTCGTCGGGATGGTGACGCTCGCCGCCTACGCGTCGGCAGCCCTCGCCGTGGGCGTGTGGGCCCCGGACGGCGCAGTCGGCCTGGCGTGGCTGTGGGCGGCGTTCGCCGGGGTGTTCATGCTCGCGCGCGCCCTGACCACAGGGCTGCGAGCGAGGGGTACCCGCTGGATGGTCCCCGGCGCCTGA
- the rplI gene encoding 50S ribosomal protein L9 encodes MAKLILTHEVTGLGEPGDVIDVKDGYARNYLIPRNLATPWTKGYESQVAAIRKARKAREIATLDEAKATAEALAAKAVVVKAKAGEAGRLFGAVTTADIAAAVTEAGAPSVDKRKIEIAQPIKSTGEFTVSVRLHPEVSAKVTVKVVAA; translated from the coding sequence ATGGCCAAGCTGATCCTGACCCACGAGGTCACCGGCCTCGGTGAGCCCGGCGACGTCATCGACGTCAAGGACGGGTACGCCCGTAACTACCTCATCCCGCGCAACCTCGCGACCCCGTGGACCAAGGGCTACGAGTCGCAGGTCGCCGCGATCCGTAAGGCCCGCAAGGCCCGCGAGATCGCGACGCTCGACGAGGCCAAGGCCACGGCCGAGGCGCTCGCCGCGAAGGCCGTCGTCGTCAAGGCGAAGGCCGGCGAGGCCGGTCGCCTGTTCGGTGCCGTCACGACGGCGGACATCGCCGCTGCGGTGACCGAGGCGGGTGCGCCGTCCGTCGACAAGCGCAAGATCGAGATCGCCCAGCCGATCAAGTCGACCGGTGAGTTCACCGTGTCGGTGCGCCTGCACCCTGAGGTGTCGGCCAAGGTCACGGTCAAGGTCGTCGCCGCCTGA
- the rpsR gene encoding 30S ribosomal protein S18 yields the protein MAKPVVRKPKKKSNPLKTAKIEVVDYKDTALLRKFISDRGKIRARRVTGVSVQEQRQIARAVKNAREMALLPYSSSAR from the coding sequence ATGGCGAAGCCTGTGGTGCGCAAGCCCAAGAAGAAGTCGAACCCGCTCAAGACGGCCAAGATCGAGGTCGTCGACTACAAGGACACCGCGCTGCTGCGCAAGTTCATCTCCGACCGCGGCAAGATCCGCGCGCGTCGCGTGACCGGCGTCTCCGTGCAGGAGCAGCGCCAGATCGCCCGTGCGGTGAAGAACGCGCGCGAGATGGCGCTGCTGCCGTACTCGTCCTCGGCCCGCTGA
- a CDS encoding single-stranded DNA-binding protein, with protein sequence MAGETVVTVVGNLVADPELRFTPSGAAVANFRIASTPRTFDRQTNEWKDGESLFLSCSVWRETAENVAESLTKGMRVIVQGRLTQRSYDTREGEKRTVVELQVDEVGPSLRNAKANVSRTQRSGGGGGFGGGGGGAQGGYGQQGGGYGGGQQGGGFGSSGGGQQNNDPWASAGPASSGGSFNDEPPF encoded by the coding sequence ATGGCTGGTGAGACCGTCGTCACGGTGGTCGGGAACCTCGTCGCGGATCCTGAGCTGCGGTTCACGCCCTCGGGCGCTGCCGTCGCGAACTTCCGGATCGCGTCCACGCCACGCACCTTCGACCGCCAGACGAACGAGTGGAAGGACGGCGAGAGCCTGTTCCTGTCCTGCTCCGTCTGGCGTGAGACGGCAGAGAACGTCGCCGAGTCGCTGACGAAGGGCATGCGCGTCATCGTGCAGGGCCGTCTGACGCAGCGCTCGTACGACACCCGCGAGGGTGAGAAGCGCACCGTCGTCGAGCTGCAGGTGGACGAGGTAGGCCCGTCGCTGAGGAATGCCAAGGCGAACGTCTCCCGTACCCAGCGTTCCGGCGGCGGTGGTGGCTTCGGCGGCGGCGGTGGCGGCGCCCAGGGTGGCTACGGCCAGCAGGGTGGCGGCTACGGCGGCGGCCAGCAGGGTGGAGGCTTCGGATCCTCCGGTGGCGGTCAGCAGAACAACGACCCGTGGGCCTCTGCGGGCCCCGCGTCGTCGGGCGGCTCGTTCAACGACGAGCCTCCGTTCTGA
- the rpsF gene encoding 30S ribosomal protein S6 codes for MRQYELMVILDPEVEERTVAPSLEKYLSVISAEGGSVDKVDIWGRRRLAFDIKKKPEGIYAVVDFTASVATAKELDRQLGLNEAVLRTKILRRDAR; via the coding sequence ATGCGTCAGTACGAACTGATGGTGATCCTGGACCCTGAGGTCGAGGAGCGCACCGTCGCCCCGTCGCTCGAGAAGTACCTGTCGGTCATCTCGGCCGAGGGCGGCTCCGTCGACAAGGTGGACATCTGGGGTCGTCGCCGCCTGGCGTTCGACATCAAGAAGAAGCCCGAGGGCATCTACGCCGTCGTGGACTTCACCGCCTCGGTCGCGACGGCGAAGGAGCTGGACCGCCAGCTGGGCCTCAACGAGGCCGTGCTGCGGACCAAGATCCTGCGCCGGGACGCTCGCTGA
- a CDS encoding penicillin-binding protein: protein MATTGSARRPATRRRRFWNYPRRGKGLIHRWIPSWRFVVGSFLGVFALGAGVVVAAYATTEVPHDLDSIDNQITTVFFADGTTPIGTLGADRRVIVSLDDLPPYVAGAVVSSEDSTFWTNHGVDPRGIARALWNNLRGLPTQGGSTLTQQYVERTKLDSTTSVVGKAREAIIAVKVTRTTPKEQILESYLNTIYWGRNVLGIEAASQAYFGKPASELTYSEAALLAGIIPSPNNWDPGVNEAQAQRRWQRSINRMYTYGYITAEQRDNAEFPAFNPRPEASNTLGGQNGFLLRMVEDELKQTDQFRDHPERIRTRGLNIVTTIDENLQNAAAATAESAFAGDNPADPDRLSVGLVSMDPANGELRAVYGGKDYVQRQFNFATQGRAQGGSTFKPFTLIAALEDGHQLSERFDGQSQMPIPGWDSDSGLGPRNFGGRNFHNIDLVHATADSVNTVYAQLNIEIGPQRTVDVAHRLGIPDSINIPALPSNVLGTASVSTLNLATAYSTIAGGGNRVTPHIVREVRGLDGSLIYQGPTNRTREFDPEVIAAATYALTQVVEEGSGTTAKELRGPDGQPRPVAGKTGTSNGNISAWFAGFVPQLVTVVGLHQEGLDADGKVVEESITPFGQWANARDGITGSTFPVRAWTDFMKVALDGVPVEDFPEYTAPRPSPSVEPSPTEEPSEAPVEEDSPAPADPQAGWVTVPDGLIGRQVNDVTARLEALGLKVKLQPTASDQPKSAVLAVSSAGGTRVPPGRRCW from the coding sequence CGTCGTCGCCGCCTATGCGACGACGGAGGTCCCGCACGACCTGGACTCGATCGACAACCAGATCACGACGGTCTTCTTCGCCGACGGCACCACGCCGATCGGGACGCTGGGCGCCGACCGGCGCGTCATCGTGAGCCTGGACGACCTGCCGCCCTACGTCGCGGGCGCCGTCGTGTCCTCGGAGGACTCGACCTTCTGGACCAACCATGGCGTCGACCCGCGCGGCATCGCGCGCGCGCTGTGGAACAACCTGCGGGGCCTGCCCACGCAGGGCGGCTCGACGCTCACGCAGCAGTACGTGGAGCGCACCAAGCTCGACAGCACCACGAGCGTCGTCGGCAAGGCACGCGAGGCGATCATCGCGGTCAAGGTGACCCGCACGACACCCAAGGAACAGATCCTCGAGTCGTACCTGAACACGATCTACTGGGGACGCAACGTGCTCGGCATCGAGGCGGCCTCCCAGGCGTACTTCGGCAAGCCGGCGAGCGAGCTGACGTACTCCGAGGCGGCCCTGCTCGCGGGCATCATCCCCTCGCCCAACAACTGGGACCCGGGCGTCAACGAGGCGCAGGCGCAGCGGCGCTGGCAGCGGTCCATCAACCGCATGTACACCTACGGCTACATCACCGCGGAGCAGCGCGACAACGCCGAGTTCCCGGCCTTCAACCCGCGGCCCGAGGCGTCGAACACCCTCGGCGGCCAGAACGGGTTCCTGCTGCGCATGGTCGAGGACGAGCTCAAGCAGACCGACCAGTTCCGCGACCACCCCGAGCGCATCCGCACGCGCGGCCTCAACATCGTCACGACCATCGACGAGAACCTCCAGAACGCGGCGGCCGCGACGGCCGAGTCGGCGTTCGCGGGCGACAACCCGGCGGACCCCGACCGTCTCTCGGTCGGCCTGGTGTCGATGGACCCGGCCAACGGTGAGCTGCGCGCTGTCTACGGCGGCAAGGACTACGTGCAGCGGCAGTTCAACTTCGCCACACAGGGCCGCGCGCAAGGCGGCTCGACGTTCAAGCCGTTCACCCTCATCGCCGCGCTCGAGGACGGGCATCAGCTCAGCGAGCGCTTCGACGGTCAGAGCCAGATGCCGATCCCCGGATGGGACTCCGACAGCGGGCTCGGGCCTCGCAACTTCGGAGGCCGCAACTTCCACAACATCGACCTGGTCCATGCCACCGCGGACTCGGTCAACACCGTCTACGCGCAGCTCAACATCGAGATCGGGCCGCAGCGCACCGTCGATGTCGCGCACCGGCTGGGCATCCCCGACTCCATCAACATCCCCGCGCTCCCGTCGAACGTGCTCGGGACGGCGAGCGTCAGCACGCTCAACCTCGCGACCGCGTACTCGACGATCGCCGGCGGGGGCAACCGCGTGACCCCGCACATCGTGCGTGAGGTGCGCGGCCTCGACGGGTCGCTCATCTACCAGGGCCCGACCAACCGGACGCGCGAGTTCGACCCCGAGGTGATCGCCGCCGCGACGTACGCCCTGACGCAGGTGGTCGAGGAGGGCTCGGGCACGACGGCGAAGGAGCTGCGCGGCCCCGACGGGCAGCCCCGCCCGGTCGCAGGCAAGACGGGAACCTCCAACGGCAACATCTCGGCGTGGTTCGCCGGGTTCGTCCCGCAGCTGGTGACCGTCGTCGGCCTCCACCAGGAAGGCCTCGACGCCGACGGCAAGGTCGTGGAGGAGTCGATCACGCCGTTCGGCCAGTGGGCCAACGCCCGTGACGGCATCACCGGGTCGACGTTCCCGGTGCGCGCGTGGACCGACTTCATGAAGGTCGCGCTCGACGGCGTGCCGGTCGAGGACTTCCCCGAGTACACCGCGCCGCGCCCGTCACCCAGCGTGGAGCCGTCGCCGACCGAGGAACCCTCCGAGGCGCCCGTCGAGGAGGACTCGCCGGCTCCCGCCGACCCGCAGGCCGGCTGGGTGACCGTTCCCGACGGACTCATCGGACGGCAGGTCAACGACGTCACGGCACGGCTCGAGGCCCTGGGCCTCAAGGTCAAGCTCCAGCCCACGGCGTCGGACCAGCCGAAGTCGGCGGTGCTCGCGGTGAGCTCTGCCGGCGGGACTCGCGTGCCCCCGGGTCGACGCTGCTGGTGA